The Clostridium sp. DL-VIII DNA window TGATTGATGATAGATTAAATTTTACAATGAATATAGAATGATTAGTTAAGATATGGTAAAATTAAATAAATATAAGTATAAACCCGTTTTACCCATTAAGCTTAACAATTTAGAATAAGGGTAGTAGATAATAGAAATATTGCTGACTACTCTTATTTGGTTTATAATTATCATTTACTTGATTTCAATATAATGGTAATACATAAATGAAAGCATTACTTTATTTTATAATAATAGCAGCAGACAAGGATATCTTTGTTTGTTGCTATTGTTTTAGTGTAGAGCTATTTAAAATTATAGTGATGGGAAAATGATTCATGATTGTGGATTATATGGATATTCTTTTGATAGTAACGGTGTAGTTAGTAAAATTAAGTTAGATTTTTTAGGGGATGGGAGTTAATCCTATGCCATTTATTTCTTGTAGAAAATTTGTAAATTATAGAAATATTAACACTTTAAATTCTTACATTATAATTTTTATATGGTATAATATGTTTAAATCAACATAGTTGATTTAAGCTTAAAAAGATATAAGAATTAGTGTTAAATGTTATTTATCTGAAAGTTATTGAAAGGGGACTAATGAATTATGTTGGAAAATATTACAGAATTTTTACTGAATGATGGACTTAAAGTACCTAGCATAGGTTTTGGAACATATGGCCTAAATGGTATAGAAGGAGCTAATAACATTAAACAGGCAATTGATTTAGGATATAGATTAATTGACACAGCTTTTAATTATGAAAATGAAGGTGCAGTTGGAGAGGCAGTGAGAAAAAGCTCTGTTTCAAGAGAAAAACTTATAATAACTTCTAAATTACCTGGACGTCATCACTCATATAAAGAGGCTATTACTACAATTCAAGAATCACTATTTAGAGGTGGAGTAGAGTATTACGATTTATATCTTATTCATTGGCCTAATCCAAAAATTAATTTATATGTTGAAGCTTGGCAGGCAATGATTGAATTAAAAAAACAAGGCTTAATTAGATCAATAGGCGTTTGCAATTTCATGCCAGAACATTTAGAGACTCTAATAAAAGAAACTGGAGTGACTCCTAGTATTAATCAAATCGAGCTTCATCCTTATTTCAATCAAGAAGAACAACGTGATTTTGATAAAGAACATGGTATAGTTACAGAGTCTTGGAGCCCTCTTGGAAGAGGTAATAGCATGTTAAGTAATGAGAAACTTGCTAAAATAGCTGAAACATATGGAAAATCTATTTCACAAATAATTTTACGTTGGCATATGCAACTTGGAGTTATTCCAATTCCAAAAGCAT harbors:
- a CDS encoding aldo/keto reductase, with the translated sequence MLENITEFLLNDGLKVPSIGFGTYGLNGIEGANNIKQAIDLGYRLIDTAFNYENEGAVGEAVRKSSVSREKLIITSKLPGRHHSYKEAITTIQESLFRGGVEYYDLYLIHWPNPKINLYVEAWQAMIELKKQGLIRSIGVCNFMPEHLETLIKETGVTPSINQIELHPYFNQEEQRDFDKEHGIVTESWSPLGRGNSMLSNEKLAKIAETYGKSISQIILRWHMQLGVIPIPKASSKEHQLDNLNIFDFKLSEKEMKIISGLSRKNGRTNNQDPRIYEEF